In Caretta caretta isolate rCarCar2 chromosome 20, rCarCar1.hap1, whole genome shotgun sequence, a single window of DNA contains:
- the ELAVL3 gene encoding ELAV-like protein 3 isoform X2, with amino-acid sequence MATLFKMSRCPQDAERYPLSANEIISTMETQVSNGPTSNSGLPNGPPLSANGAADDSKTNLIVNYLPQNMTQEEFKSLFGSIGEIESCKLVRDKITGQSLGYGFVNYVDPNDADKAINTLNGLKLQMKTIKVSYARPSSASIRDANLYVSGLPKSMSQKEMEQLFSQYGRIITSRILVDQVTGVSRGVGFIRFDKRIEAEEAIKGLNGQKPLGASEPITVKFANNPSQKTGQALLSHLYQTTARRYTGPLHHQTQRFRLDNLLNMAYGVKSPLSLISRFSPITIDSMTSLAGVNLTGASSGGWCIFVYNLSPEADESVLWQLFGPFGAVTNVKVIRDFATNKCKGFGFVTMTNYEEAAMAIASLNGYRLGDRILQVSFKTSKQHKA; translated from the exons ATAATCAGCACCATGGAGACCCAGGTGTCCAACGGCCCCACCAGTAACAGCGGCCTCCCCAACGGGCCGCCCCTGAGCGCCAATGGGGCGGCCGACGACAGCAAAACCAACCTCATCGTCAACTACCTGCCCCAGAACATGACGCAGGAGGAGTTCAAGAGCCTTTTCGGCAGCATCGGGGAGATCGAGTCCTGCAAGCTGGTCCGGGACAAGATCACAG ggcagagTTTAGGTTACGGGTTCGTGAATTACGTGGACCCAAACGACGCAGACAAAGCGATTAACACCCTGAACGGGCTGAAACTGCAGATGAAAACCATCAAG GTCTCCTACGCCCGGCCCAGCTCGGCCTCCATCCGCGACGCCAACCTGTACGTGAGCGGCCTGCCCAAGAGCATGAGCCAGAAGGAGATGGAGCAGCTCTTCTCCCAGTACGGCCGCATCATCACCTCCCGCATCCTGGTGGACCAGGTCACAG GCGTCTCCCGAGGGGTGGGCTTCATCCGCTTCGACAAGAGGATAGAGGCGGAGGAGGCCATCAAGGGGCTGAACGGGCAGAAGCCGCTGGGGGCCAGCGAGCCCATCACCGTCAAGTTCGCCAACAACCCCAGCCAGAAGACGGGCCAGGCGCTGCTGAGCCACCTGTACCAGACCACGGCGCGGCGCTACACGGGGCCGCTGCACCACCAGACCCAGCGCTTCAG GCTGGACAATTTGCTAAACATGGCCTACGGCGTTAAGAG TCCTCTGTCCTTGATCTCCAGGTTCTCGCCCATCACCATCGACAGCATGACCAGCCTGGCGGGCGTCAACCTGACGGGCGCCTCCAGCGGGGGCTGGTGCATCTTTGTCTACAACCTGTCGCCGGAGGCGGACGAGAGCGTCCTGTGGCAGCTCTTCGGGCCCTTCGGCGCTGTCACCAACGTCAAGGTGATCCGCGACTTCGCCACCAACAAGTGCAAGGGCTTCGGCTTCGTCACCATGACCAACTACGAGGAGGCGGCCATGGCCATCGCCAGCCTCAACGGGTACCGGCTGGGCGACCGCATCCTGCAGGTCTCTTTCAAGACCAGCAAGCAGCACAAGGCCTGA
- the ELAVL3 gene encoding ELAV-like protein 3 isoform X5, which produces MVTQIISTMETQVSNGPTSNSGLPNGPPLSANGAADDSKTNLIVNYLPQNMTQEEFKSLFGSIGEIESCKLVRDKITGQSLGYGFVNYVDPNDADKAINTLNGLKLQMKTIKVSYARPSSASIRDANLYVSGLPKSMSQKEMEQLFSQYGRIITSRILVDQVTGVSRGVGFIRFDKRIEAEEAIKGLNGQKPLGASEPITVKFANNPSQKTGQALLSHLYQTTARRYTGPLHHQTQRFRLDNLLNMAYGVKSPLSLISRFSPITIDSMTSLAGVNLTGASSGGWCIFVYNLSPEADESVLWQLFGPFGAVTNVKVIRDFATNKCKGFGFVTMTNYEEAAMAIASLNGYRLGDRILQVSFKTSKQHKA; this is translated from the exons ATGGTCACC CAGATAATCAGCACCATGGAGACCCAGGTGTCCAACGGCCCCACCAGTAACAGCGGCCTCCCCAACGGGCCGCCCCTGAGCGCCAATGGGGCGGCCGACGACAGCAAAACCAACCTCATCGTCAACTACCTGCCCCAGAACATGACGCAGGAGGAGTTCAAGAGCCTTTTCGGCAGCATCGGGGAGATCGAGTCCTGCAAGCTGGTCCGGGACAAGATCACAG ggcagagTTTAGGTTACGGGTTCGTGAATTACGTGGACCCAAACGACGCAGACAAAGCGATTAACACCCTGAACGGGCTGAAACTGCAGATGAAAACCATCAAG GTCTCCTACGCCCGGCCCAGCTCGGCCTCCATCCGCGACGCCAACCTGTACGTGAGCGGCCTGCCCAAGAGCATGAGCCAGAAGGAGATGGAGCAGCTCTTCTCCCAGTACGGCCGCATCATCACCTCCCGCATCCTGGTGGACCAGGTCACAG GCGTCTCCCGAGGGGTGGGCTTCATCCGCTTCGACAAGAGGATAGAGGCGGAGGAGGCCATCAAGGGGCTGAACGGGCAGAAGCCGCTGGGGGCCAGCGAGCCCATCACCGTCAAGTTCGCCAACAACCCCAGCCAGAAGACGGGCCAGGCGCTGCTGAGCCACCTGTACCAGACCACGGCGCGGCGCTACACGGGGCCGCTGCACCACCAGACCCAGCGCTTCAG GCTGGACAATTTGCTAAACATGGCCTACGGCGTTAAGAG TCCTCTGTCCTTGATCTCCAGGTTCTCGCCCATCACCATCGACAGCATGACCAGCCTGGCGGGCGTCAACCTGACGGGCGCCTCCAGCGGGGGCTGGTGCATCTTTGTCTACAACCTGTCGCCGGAGGCGGACGAGAGCGTCCTGTGGCAGCTCTTCGGGCCCTTCGGCGCTGTCACCAACGTCAAGGTGATCCGCGACTTCGCCACCAACAAGTGCAAGGGCTTCGGCTTCGTCACCATGACCAACTACGAGGAGGCGGCCATGGCCATCGCCAGCCTCAACGGGTACCGGCTGGGCGACCGCATCCTGCAGGTCTCTTTCAAGACCAGCAAGCAGCACAAGGCCTGA
- the ELAVL3 gene encoding ELAV-like protein 3 isoform X1, whose amino-acid sequence MATLFKMSRCPQDAERYPLSANEQIISTMETQVSNGPTSNSGLPNGPPLSANGAADDSKTNLIVNYLPQNMTQEEFKSLFGSIGEIESCKLVRDKITGQSLGYGFVNYVDPNDADKAINTLNGLKLQMKTIKVSYARPSSASIRDANLYVSGLPKSMSQKEMEQLFSQYGRIITSRILVDQVTGVSRGVGFIRFDKRIEAEEAIKGLNGQKPLGASEPITVKFANNPSQKTGQALLSHLYQTTARRYTGPLHHQTQRFRLDNLLNMAYGVKSPLSLISRFSPITIDSMTSLAGVNLTGASSGGWCIFVYNLSPEADESVLWQLFGPFGAVTNVKVIRDFATNKCKGFGFVTMTNYEEAAMAIASLNGYRLGDRILQVSFKTSKQHKA is encoded by the exons CAGATAATCAGCACCATGGAGACCCAGGTGTCCAACGGCCCCACCAGTAACAGCGGCCTCCCCAACGGGCCGCCCCTGAGCGCCAATGGGGCGGCCGACGACAGCAAAACCAACCTCATCGTCAACTACCTGCCCCAGAACATGACGCAGGAGGAGTTCAAGAGCCTTTTCGGCAGCATCGGGGAGATCGAGTCCTGCAAGCTGGTCCGGGACAAGATCACAG ggcagagTTTAGGTTACGGGTTCGTGAATTACGTGGACCCAAACGACGCAGACAAAGCGATTAACACCCTGAACGGGCTGAAACTGCAGATGAAAACCATCAAG GTCTCCTACGCCCGGCCCAGCTCGGCCTCCATCCGCGACGCCAACCTGTACGTGAGCGGCCTGCCCAAGAGCATGAGCCAGAAGGAGATGGAGCAGCTCTTCTCCCAGTACGGCCGCATCATCACCTCCCGCATCCTGGTGGACCAGGTCACAG GCGTCTCCCGAGGGGTGGGCTTCATCCGCTTCGACAAGAGGATAGAGGCGGAGGAGGCCATCAAGGGGCTGAACGGGCAGAAGCCGCTGGGGGCCAGCGAGCCCATCACCGTCAAGTTCGCCAACAACCCCAGCCAGAAGACGGGCCAGGCGCTGCTGAGCCACCTGTACCAGACCACGGCGCGGCGCTACACGGGGCCGCTGCACCACCAGACCCAGCGCTTCAG GCTGGACAATTTGCTAAACATGGCCTACGGCGTTAAGAG TCCTCTGTCCTTGATCTCCAGGTTCTCGCCCATCACCATCGACAGCATGACCAGCCTGGCGGGCGTCAACCTGACGGGCGCCTCCAGCGGGGGCTGGTGCATCTTTGTCTACAACCTGTCGCCGGAGGCGGACGAGAGCGTCCTGTGGCAGCTCTTCGGGCCCTTCGGCGCTGTCACCAACGTCAAGGTGATCCGCGACTTCGCCACCAACAAGTGCAAGGGCTTCGGCTTCGTCACCATGACCAACTACGAGGAGGCGGCCATGGCCATCGCCAGCCTCAACGGGTACCGGCTGGGCGACCGCATCCTGCAGGTCTCTTTCAAGACCAGCAAGCAGCACAAGGCCTGA
- the ELAVL3 gene encoding ELAV-like protein 3 isoform X7, which translates to MVTIISTMETQVSNGPTSNSGLPNGPPLSANGAADDSKTNLIVNYLPQNMTQEEFKSLFGSIGEIESCKLVRDKITGQSLGYGFVNYVDPNDADKAINTLNGLKLQMKTIKVSYARPSSASIRDANLYVSGLPKSMSQKEMEQLFSQYGRIITSRILVDQVTGVSRGVGFIRFDKRIEAEEAIKGLNGQKPLGASEPITVKFANNPSQKTGQALLSHLYQTTARRYTGPLHHQTQRFRLDNLLNMAYGVKSPLSLISRFSPITIDSMTSLAGVNLTGASSGGWCIFVYNLSPEADESVLWQLFGPFGAVTNVKVIRDFATNKCKGFGFVTMTNYEEAAMAIASLNGYRLGDRILQVSFKTSKQHKA; encoded by the exons ATGGTCACC ATAATCAGCACCATGGAGACCCAGGTGTCCAACGGCCCCACCAGTAACAGCGGCCTCCCCAACGGGCCGCCCCTGAGCGCCAATGGGGCGGCCGACGACAGCAAAACCAACCTCATCGTCAACTACCTGCCCCAGAACATGACGCAGGAGGAGTTCAAGAGCCTTTTCGGCAGCATCGGGGAGATCGAGTCCTGCAAGCTGGTCCGGGACAAGATCACAG ggcagagTTTAGGTTACGGGTTCGTGAATTACGTGGACCCAAACGACGCAGACAAAGCGATTAACACCCTGAACGGGCTGAAACTGCAGATGAAAACCATCAAG GTCTCCTACGCCCGGCCCAGCTCGGCCTCCATCCGCGACGCCAACCTGTACGTGAGCGGCCTGCCCAAGAGCATGAGCCAGAAGGAGATGGAGCAGCTCTTCTCCCAGTACGGCCGCATCATCACCTCCCGCATCCTGGTGGACCAGGTCACAG GCGTCTCCCGAGGGGTGGGCTTCATCCGCTTCGACAAGAGGATAGAGGCGGAGGAGGCCATCAAGGGGCTGAACGGGCAGAAGCCGCTGGGGGCCAGCGAGCCCATCACCGTCAAGTTCGCCAACAACCCCAGCCAGAAGACGGGCCAGGCGCTGCTGAGCCACCTGTACCAGACCACGGCGCGGCGCTACACGGGGCCGCTGCACCACCAGACCCAGCGCTTCAG GCTGGACAATTTGCTAAACATGGCCTACGGCGTTAAGAG TCCTCTGTCCTTGATCTCCAGGTTCTCGCCCATCACCATCGACAGCATGACCAGCCTGGCGGGCGTCAACCTGACGGGCGCCTCCAGCGGGGGCTGGTGCATCTTTGTCTACAACCTGTCGCCGGAGGCGGACGAGAGCGTCCTGTGGCAGCTCTTCGGGCCCTTCGGCGCTGTCACCAACGTCAAGGTGATCCGCGACTTCGCCACCAACAAGTGCAAGGGCTTCGGCTTCGTCACCATGACCAACTACGAGGAGGCGGCCATGGCCATCGCCAGCCTCAACGGGTACCGGCTGGGCGACCGCATCCTGCAGGTCTCTTTCAAGACCAGCAAGCAGCACAAGGCCTGA
- the ELAVL3 gene encoding ELAV-like protein 3 isoform X3, with product MATLFKMSRCPQDAERYPLSANEQIISTMETQVSNGPTSNSGLPNGPPLSANGAADDSKTNLIVNYLPQNMTQEEFKSLFGSIGEIESCKLVRDKITGQSLGYGFVNYVDPNDADKAINTLNGLKLQMKTIKVSYARPSSASIRDANLYVSGLPKSMSQKEMEQLFSQYGRIITSRILVDQVTGVSRGVGFIRFDKRIEAEEAIKGLNGQKPLGASEPITVKFANNPSQKTGQALLSHLYQTTARRYTGPLHHQTQRFRLDNLLNMAYGVKRFSPITIDSMTSLAGVNLTGASSGGWCIFVYNLSPEADESVLWQLFGPFGAVTNVKVIRDFATNKCKGFGFVTMTNYEEAAMAIASLNGYRLGDRILQVSFKTSKQHKA from the exons CAGATAATCAGCACCATGGAGACCCAGGTGTCCAACGGCCCCACCAGTAACAGCGGCCTCCCCAACGGGCCGCCCCTGAGCGCCAATGGGGCGGCCGACGACAGCAAAACCAACCTCATCGTCAACTACCTGCCCCAGAACATGACGCAGGAGGAGTTCAAGAGCCTTTTCGGCAGCATCGGGGAGATCGAGTCCTGCAAGCTGGTCCGGGACAAGATCACAG ggcagagTTTAGGTTACGGGTTCGTGAATTACGTGGACCCAAACGACGCAGACAAAGCGATTAACACCCTGAACGGGCTGAAACTGCAGATGAAAACCATCAAG GTCTCCTACGCCCGGCCCAGCTCGGCCTCCATCCGCGACGCCAACCTGTACGTGAGCGGCCTGCCCAAGAGCATGAGCCAGAAGGAGATGGAGCAGCTCTTCTCCCAGTACGGCCGCATCATCACCTCCCGCATCCTGGTGGACCAGGTCACAG GCGTCTCCCGAGGGGTGGGCTTCATCCGCTTCGACAAGAGGATAGAGGCGGAGGAGGCCATCAAGGGGCTGAACGGGCAGAAGCCGCTGGGGGCCAGCGAGCCCATCACCGTCAAGTTCGCCAACAACCCCAGCCAGAAGACGGGCCAGGCGCTGCTGAGCCACCTGTACCAGACCACGGCGCGGCGCTACACGGGGCCGCTGCACCACCAGACCCAGCGCTTCAG GCTGGACAATTTGCTAAACATGGCCTACGGCGTTAAGAG GTTCTCGCCCATCACCATCGACAGCATGACCAGCCTGGCGGGCGTCAACCTGACGGGCGCCTCCAGCGGGGGCTGGTGCATCTTTGTCTACAACCTGTCGCCGGAGGCGGACGAGAGCGTCCTGTGGCAGCTCTTCGGGCCCTTCGGCGCTGTCACCAACGTCAAGGTGATCCGCGACTTCGCCACCAACAAGTGCAAGGGCTTCGGCTTCGTCACCATGACCAACTACGAGGAGGCGGCCATGGCCATCGCCAGCCTCAACGGGTACCGGCTGGGCGACCGCATCCTGCAGGTCTCTTTCAAGACCAGCAAGCAGCACAAGGCCTGA
- the ELAVL3 gene encoding ELAV-like protein 3 isoform X6 — MATLFKMSRCPQDAERYPLSANEQIISTMETQVSNGPTSNSGLPNGPPLSANGAADDSKTNLIVNYLPQNMTQEEFKSLFGSIGEIESCKLVRDKITGQSLGYGFVNYVDPNDADKAINTLNGLKLQMKTIKVSYARPSSASIRDANLYVSGLPKSMSQKEMEQLFSQYGRIITSRILVDQVTGVSRGVGFIRFDKRIEAEEAIKGLNGQKPLGASEPITVKFANNPSQKTGQALLSHLYQTTARRYTGPLHHQTQRFRFSPITIDSMTSLAGVNLTGASSGGWCIFVYNLSPEADESVLWQLFGPFGAVTNVKVIRDFATNKCKGFGFVTMTNYEEAAMAIASLNGYRLGDRILQVSFKTSKQHKA, encoded by the exons CAGATAATCAGCACCATGGAGACCCAGGTGTCCAACGGCCCCACCAGTAACAGCGGCCTCCCCAACGGGCCGCCCCTGAGCGCCAATGGGGCGGCCGACGACAGCAAAACCAACCTCATCGTCAACTACCTGCCCCAGAACATGACGCAGGAGGAGTTCAAGAGCCTTTTCGGCAGCATCGGGGAGATCGAGTCCTGCAAGCTGGTCCGGGACAAGATCACAG ggcagagTTTAGGTTACGGGTTCGTGAATTACGTGGACCCAAACGACGCAGACAAAGCGATTAACACCCTGAACGGGCTGAAACTGCAGATGAAAACCATCAAG GTCTCCTACGCCCGGCCCAGCTCGGCCTCCATCCGCGACGCCAACCTGTACGTGAGCGGCCTGCCCAAGAGCATGAGCCAGAAGGAGATGGAGCAGCTCTTCTCCCAGTACGGCCGCATCATCACCTCCCGCATCCTGGTGGACCAGGTCACAG GCGTCTCCCGAGGGGTGGGCTTCATCCGCTTCGACAAGAGGATAGAGGCGGAGGAGGCCATCAAGGGGCTGAACGGGCAGAAGCCGCTGGGGGCCAGCGAGCCCATCACCGTCAAGTTCGCCAACAACCCCAGCCAGAAGACGGGCCAGGCGCTGCTGAGCCACCTGTACCAGACCACGGCGCGGCGCTACACGGGGCCGCTGCACCACCAGACCCAGCGCTTCAG GTTCTCGCCCATCACCATCGACAGCATGACCAGCCTGGCGGGCGTCAACCTGACGGGCGCCTCCAGCGGGGGCTGGTGCATCTTTGTCTACAACCTGTCGCCGGAGGCGGACGAGAGCGTCCTGTGGCAGCTCTTCGGGCCCTTCGGCGCTGTCACCAACGTCAAGGTGATCCGCGACTTCGCCACCAACAAGTGCAAGGGCTTCGGCTTCGTCACCATGACCAACTACGAGGAGGCGGCCATGGCCATCGCCAGCCTCAACGGGTACCGGCTGGGCGACCGCATCCTGCAGGTCTCTTTCAAGACCAGCAAGCAGCACAAGGCCTGA
- the ELAVL3 gene encoding ELAV-like protein 3 isoform X4: MATLFKMSRCPQDAERYPLSANEQIISTMETQVSNGPTSNSGLPNGPPLSANGAADDSKTNLIVNYLPQNMTQEEFKSLFGSIGEIESCKLVRDKITGQSLGYGFVNYVDPNDADKAINTLNGLKLQMKTIKVSYARPSSASIRDANLYVSGLPKSMSQKEMEQLFSQYGRIITSRILVDQVTGVSRGVGFIRFDKRIEAEEAIKGLNGQKPLGASEPITVKFANNPSQKTGQALLSHLYQTTARRYTGPLHHQTQRFSPLSLISRFSPITIDSMTSLAGVNLTGASSGGWCIFVYNLSPEADESVLWQLFGPFGAVTNVKVIRDFATNKCKGFGFVTMTNYEEAAMAIASLNGYRLGDRILQVSFKTSKQHKA, translated from the exons CAGATAATCAGCACCATGGAGACCCAGGTGTCCAACGGCCCCACCAGTAACAGCGGCCTCCCCAACGGGCCGCCCCTGAGCGCCAATGGGGCGGCCGACGACAGCAAAACCAACCTCATCGTCAACTACCTGCCCCAGAACATGACGCAGGAGGAGTTCAAGAGCCTTTTCGGCAGCATCGGGGAGATCGAGTCCTGCAAGCTGGTCCGGGACAAGATCACAG ggcagagTTTAGGTTACGGGTTCGTGAATTACGTGGACCCAAACGACGCAGACAAAGCGATTAACACCCTGAACGGGCTGAAACTGCAGATGAAAACCATCAAG GTCTCCTACGCCCGGCCCAGCTCGGCCTCCATCCGCGACGCCAACCTGTACGTGAGCGGCCTGCCCAAGAGCATGAGCCAGAAGGAGATGGAGCAGCTCTTCTCCCAGTACGGCCGCATCATCACCTCCCGCATCCTGGTGGACCAGGTCACAG GCGTCTCCCGAGGGGTGGGCTTCATCCGCTTCGACAAGAGGATAGAGGCGGAGGAGGCCATCAAGGGGCTGAACGGGCAGAAGCCGCTGGGGGCCAGCGAGCCCATCACCGTCAAGTTCGCCAACAACCCCAGCCAGAAGACGGGCCAGGCGCTGCTGAGCCACCTGTACCAGACCACGGCGCGGCGCTACACGGGGCCGCTGCACCACCAGACCCAGCGCTTCAG TCCTCTGTCCTTGATCTCCAGGTTCTCGCCCATCACCATCGACAGCATGACCAGCCTGGCGGGCGTCAACCTGACGGGCGCCTCCAGCGGGGGCTGGTGCATCTTTGTCTACAACCTGTCGCCGGAGGCGGACGAGAGCGTCCTGTGGCAGCTCTTCGGGCCCTTCGGCGCTGTCACCAACGTCAAGGTGATCCGCGACTTCGCCACCAACAAGTGCAAGGGCTTCGGCTTCGTCACCATGACCAACTACGAGGAGGCGGCCATGGCCATCGCCAGCCTCAACGGGTACCGGCTGGGCGACCGCATCCTGCAGGTCTCTTTCAAGACCAGCAAGCAGCACAAGGCCTGA